In one window of Candidatus Avedoeria danica DNA:
- a CDS encoding ATP-grasp domain-containing protein, with translation MSVAERVRTAADVEGWAARAARSVTFAGPDPHYGIGLDRVLPDFGILCFDETPAAALLRDEAVDVLALGASSHVEDHGRGDAAADEPTGAARGDPRGTPALMRSPRALTWLRERSVRAGGDLPLLVFKPSHQLEQTAHAEGWRLLCSSAALARRWENKVAFRGLAASLGLVQPPGRIVARAAMNYDVLAADLGPTLVVQAPYGYAGMQSYVVSSSSEIDHALASARSPEWRVTGLVAGTPLSINACVTARGVAVGAPFLQLTGLERITPYRLGSCGQDWAIMAHMDVATPALSAAARAIGRALAADGFRGVFGVDFVQGDDGRVYVIEVNPRLIASIALCTQLELADGRLPLLARHVIAHLDPDADQAPMDANEAPLCGGQVVMHNIDHAPFAVADDVRTGAWPVRGHGTTAAGVGPARPAVRTDGLSPDEVLVLMPAPGRSIEHGAAHARLLRRGHGVAERDGRLSDDIGELVRTVCGAVGATPPATTAAVSGDAAR, from the coding sequence ATGAGCGTTGCCGAGCGCGTGCGGACGGCCGCGGACGTCGAAGGCTGGGCGGCGCGGGCCGCGCGCTCCGTCACGTTCGCCGGTCCCGACCCGCATTACGGGATCGGCCTCGACCGCGTCCTGCCCGACTTCGGCATCCTGTGCTTCGACGAAACGCCTGCGGCCGCGCTGCTGCGGGACGAGGCCGTCGACGTCCTCGCGCTCGGCGCGTCGTCGCACGTCGAAGACCACGGCCGTGGCGACGCCGCCGCCGACGAACCCACCGGTGCGGCGCGGGGAGACCCGCGCGGCACGCCGGCGCTCATGCGGTCGCCCCGCGCGCTGACGTGGCTGCGCGAACGCAGCGTCCGCGCCGGCGGTGACTTGCCGCTCCTCGTCTTCAAGCCGTCCCACCAACTGGAACAGACCGCGCACGCCGAAGGATGGCGACTGCTCTGTTCGTCGGCTGCGCTGGCACGACGGTGGGAGAACAAGGTCGCCTTTCGAGGGCTCGCCGCCTCGCTCGGCCTGGTTCAGCCGCCCGGCCGCATCGTCGCGCGTGCCGCGATGAACTACGACGTCCTCGCCGCCGACCTCGGCCCGACGCTCGTCGTTCAGGCGCCGTACGGCTATGCCGGGATGCAGAGCTACGTCGTCTCCTCGTCGTCCGAGATCGACCACGCGCTGGCGAGCGCCCGGAGTCCTGAGTGGCGCGTCACGGGCCTCGTCGCCGGCACGCCGTTGTCGATCAACGCGTGCGTGACCGCGCGAGGGGTCGCCGTCGGTGCGCCGTTCCTGCAGCTGACCGGCCTCGAGCGCATCACCCCCTATCGCCTCGGCTCGTGCGGACAGGATTGGGCGATCATGGCGCACATGGACGTCGCCACGCCGGCGCTCAGCGCTGCGGCGCGGGCCATCGGCCGCGCGCTCGCCGCCGATGGGTTTCGCGGCGTGTTCGGGGTGGACTTCGTGCAGGGCGACGACGGGCGGGTCTACGTGATCGAGGTGAACCCACGCCTGATCGCCTCGATCGCGCTTTGCACGCAGCTCGAGCTGGCGGACGGTCGACTGCCGCTCCTGGCGCGTCATGTCATCGCCCACCTCGATCCGGACGCCGACCAGGCGCCGATGGATGCCAACGAGGCCCCGCTGTGCGGCGGACAGGTCGTCATGCACAACATCGACCACGCGCCGTTTGCCGTGGCCGACGACGTACGAACCGGTGCGTGGCCCGTCCGTGGGCACGGCACGACTGCCGCCGGCGTCGGTCCGGCGCGGCCGGCGGTGCGGACGGATGGGCTCTCGCCCGACGAAGTCCTCGTGCTCATGCCGGCGCCGGGACGTTCGATCGAGCACGGAGCGGCGCATGCACGGCTCCTGCGGCGCGGGCACGGCGTGGCGGAGCGGGACGGCCGATTGTCGGATGACATCGGTGAGCTTGTGCGCACCGTCTGCGGAGCGGTCGGCGCAACCCCGCCGGCAACGACCGCCGCGGTTTCGGGCGACGCAGCGCGATGA
- a CDS encoding PLP-dependent lyase/thiolase has protein sequence MNAMTVRSEAPAAGIWRYADAFEPPIERPYRVSLGEGNTPFERAPRLASALGLAHLWLKREDRNPTGSHKDRGMAFQVSAAIASAADGGRALRCVALSSSGNAAIAAAAYGRAAGVGVVAFVAPGTDAGKVGAVRANGAAVVVSPNALTLCEAWCAAHRIPNLRPSTDPAAVEGFLTLGWEILSDLRDQAGVPAFVPEALFTFVSSAASFVGIGRAFARRDVAAFPRTAPTPALHAVQGIGGSVAAPFEARPAEPAFRPGRVGALGARKTRRLGEAQRLIRATHGGGWWITDAEADAADELLRAHGVHAALEAAAALAAARRAAAESGIRTAIVVVTGAQRAGGAATMASSDPSTDDAISPSSEARTIEDVDRIVRRTLGPLPLSGGGR, from the coding sequence GTGAACGCGATGACGGTGCGATCCGAGGCGCCGGCTGCCGGCATCTGGCGCTATGCCGATGCCTTCGAGCCGCCGATCGAACGGCCGTATCGCGTCTCGCTCGGCGAGGGCAACACCCCGTTCGAGCGTGCGCCGCGGCTGGCCTCCGCGCTCGGTCTGGCGCACCTCTGGCTCAAGCGCGAGGACCGGAACCCGACGGGTTCGCACAAGGACCGCGGCATGGCATTCCAGGTGTCGGCCGCCATCGCATCCGCCGCCGACGGCGGGCGTGCGCTCCGCTGCGTGGCGCTCTCGTCATCGGGCAACGCCGCCATCGCAGCGGCGGCGTACGGGCGCGCGGCGGGCGTCGGCGTCGTCGCCTTCGTTGCGCCCGGCACGGACGCGGGCAAGGTGGGCGCCGTTCGCGCGAACGGCGCGGCGGTCGTCGTGAGTCCGAACGCCCTCACGCTGTGCGAGGCGTGGTGCGCCGCGCACCGAATCCCCAACCTCAGGCCGTCGACCGACCCGGCGGCGGTGGAGGGCTTTCTGACCCTCGGCTGGGAGATCCTGTCCGACTTGCGTGATCAGGCCGGGGTGCCGGCATTCGTGCCTGAGGCACTCTTCACGTTCGTATCAAGCGCCGCGTCGTTCGTCGGCATCGGTCGTGCCTTTGCCCGGCGCGACGTCGCCGCATTCCCGCGCACGGCGCCGACACCGGCCCTGCATGCCGTGCAGGGGATCGGCGGGTCGGTGGCTGCCCCGTTTGAAGCGCGGCCCGCCGAGCCCGCGTTCCGACCAGGCCGCGTTGGCGCACTCGGCGCGCGGAAGACGCGACGGCTGGGTGAGGCGCAGCGCCTCATCCGCGCCACGCACGGCGGCGGCTGGTGGATCACGGACGCCGAAGCCGATGCGGCGGACGAGCTTCTTCGCGCGCACGGCGTCCACGCTGCGCTCGAGGCGGCAGCCGCACTCGCCGCTGCGCGCCGGGCGGCGGCCGAGTCGGGCATCCGAACGGCGATCGTCGTCGTCACCGGTGCCCAGCGAGCCGGCGGGGCGGCGACCATGGCATCGTCGGATCCTTCGACCGACGATGCGATTTCGCCGTCCTCGGAAGCGCGGACGATCGAGGACGTCGACCGGATCGTCCGGCGCACGCTCGGCCCGTTGCCGTTGTCCGGCGGCGGCCGATGA
- a CDS encoding lysine biosynthesis protein LysW yields MDEVAACPACGIDVPTPKDVVVGEVLVCAHCGAEIEVISLAPILLEFFEEEEK; encoded by the coding sequence ATGGATGAAGTCGCAGCCTGCCCTGCTTGTGGAATCGACGTGCCGACGCCGAAAGACGTCGTCGTCGGCGAGGTCCTCGTCTGCGCACATTGCGGGGCCGAGATCGAGGTGATCAGCCTTGCACCGATCCTCCTCGAGTTCTTCGAAGAGGAAGAGAAGTAG
- the murD gene encoding UDP-N-acetylmuramoyl-L-alanine--D-glutamate ligase has protein sequence MSGPVERTRPAVDWLEVEAWRNKRVHVVGVAGTEGAAIARFLATAGVGRLTLHDLAGEDAIEAEFKRQHVGLAAPERAAAWLALRSIDARWHLGDHYLLDVADAEVVFAPQAWYLYARNLTALGALRTSGVPFYGLMDLYFGLSRARIIAVTGSNGKSTTSRLIEHILRRQPGRVFYAGNERRSVQVLDALADMNDADRLVLEVSNRHLIDLDPHPWIGVVTNVLPNHLDEHGNDLASYARTKRKLVAGIDRRGWAVLNADNELTCAMADGLEAPVVWYSRRGPVDMGVWSADGLIHVRRTSGGPAERVATLASFTLPGDHNVENALAASAAALWAGATPDAVDTALKTFRGLRHRTQLVWSAGGVRYYDDLNATTPQATIAALEALTRGTDAASPDQPSVVLLIGGDDKGLDVRPLVASIRRHVRRLIVLPGPGGERIAAEVERAGETGTGSTVHGPVVDRFDRLPDAVAAAAAGAVAGNTVLLSPACPYFFRRHYVDGGAEVGFRQLLRAVRAADPPFDASDKVGPS, from the coding sequence ATGAGCGGCCCGGTCGAGCGGACGCGCCCCGCCGTCGATTGGCTCGAGGTCGAGGCGTGGCGGAACAAGCGTGTGCACGTCGTCGGCGTCGCCGGCACGGAAGGCGCGGCGATCGCCCGTTTCCTGGCCACGGCCGGTGTCGGACGGCTGACGCTGCACGACTTGGCCGGCGAGGATGCGATCGAGGCCGAGTTCAAGCGCCAGCACGTCGGCCTTGCGGCGCCTGAGCGCGCTGCGGCGTGGCTGGCCCTCCGGTCGATCGACGCCCGGTGGCACCTCGGGGATCACTACCTGCTGGATGTTGCCGACGCGGAGGTCGTGTTCGCGCCGCAGGCGTGGTACCTGTACGCGCGCAACCTCACGGCGCTCGGCGCGCTTCGCACCAGCGGCGTGCCGTTCTACGGCCTGATGGACCTCTACTTCGGGCTGTCGAGGGCGCGCATCATCGCCGTGACGGGCAGCAACGGCAAGTCGACGACGAGCCGGCTGATCGAGCACATCCTTCGCCGGCAGCCCGGGCGGGTGTTCTATGCCGGCAACGAGCGGCGCAGCGTCCAGGTCCTCGATGCGCTCGCGGACATGAACGACGCGGATCGCTTGGTGCTCGAGGTCAGCAACCGCCACCTGATCGACCTCGACCCCCATCCCTGGATCGGCGTCGTCACGAACGTCCTCCCCAACCACCTCGACGAGCATGGCAACGACCTCGCGTCGTATGCCCGCACGAAGCGCAAACTCGTCGCCGGTATCGACCGCCGCGGCTGGGCGGTGCTCAACGCCGACAACGAACTCACGTGCGCGATGGCGGACGGGCTCGAAGCACCTGTCGTCTGGTACAGCCGCCGCGGGCCGGTGGACATGGGCGTATGGAGCGCGGACGGGCTGATCCACGTGCGCCGGACGTCCGGTGGACCCGCTGAACGCGTGGCCACGCTCGCCTCGTTCACCCTCCCAGGGGACCACAACGTCGAGAATGCGCTGGCCGCATCTGCCGCGGCGCTGTGGGCCGGGGCCACCCCGGACGCCGTCGACACTGCGCTCAAGACGTTCCGCGGCCTGCGGCACCGCACGCAGCTCGTGTGGAGCGCGGGCGGCGTGCGCTATTACGACGACCTGAACGCTACGACGCCACAGGCCACGATCGCCGCGCTCGAGGCGTTGACGCGCGGCACCGACGCAGCGTCGCCGGACCAGCCGTCGGTCGTGCTCCTGATCGGCGGTGACGACAAGGGCCTCGACGTGCGACCGCTCGTCGCGTCGATCCGACGCCACGTCCGGCGCTTGATCGTTCTGCCGGGACCCGGCGGCGAGCGGATCGCGGCCGAAGTCGAACGGGCCGGCGAGACCGGCACCGGGTCGACGGTCCACGGCCCGGTCGTCGACCGCTTCGACCGGCTCCCGGACGCCGTCGCTGCCGCGGCCGCAGGCGCCGTGGCCGGGAACACCGTGCTGCTTTCGCCGGCCTGCCCGTACTTCTTCCGCCGGCACTACGTCGACGGCGGCGCCGAAGTGGGCTTTCGTCAGCTGCTCAGGGCCGTTCGTGCGGCCGATCCGCCGTTCGACGCGTCGGACAAGGTCGGACCATCATAG
- a CDS encoding C40 family peptidase gives MPDAPRTDVRPPDDAPSNDAAMVDALTAAAERALAGVLEAWRARYGHVVADVRVARQGDGTPVLEGTVLVPAQRDALVRSVGGQLAAAGLDPARLPSAVVALTERAESEGWLRGVSTRPVPVRATATGDLSSELLPSDPPARRLTQVGDHTVVELADRTVGWVATADVTVLAPQHAPASVTAWRAGWAGAAQAASPGAWAEAVRPWLGVPYVLGGRSMSGIDCSAFVQHVVKAATGLGLPRHSSDQARFGFRVALDDVAAGDVVHVTHLERGTSHIVLVLGPTGAAATVAHACLDHGVVTVETLAAVLTRYAFRAARRFPPGYRGGA, from the coding sequence ATGCCTGATGCGCCGCGGACGGACGTTCGTCCACCCGACGATGCCCCATCGAACGACGCCGCGATGGTCGATGCCCTGACCGCTGCCGCCGAGCGCGCGCTCGCCGGCGTGCTCGAGGCATGGCGCGCCCGCTACGGCCACGTCGTCGCCGACGTCCGCGTCGCCCGGCAGGGGGACGGTACGCCGGTGCTCGAGGGCACGGTCCTCGTGCCGGCGCAGCGCGACGCGCTCGTGCGCAGCGTGGGCGGGCAGTTGGCCGCGGCCGGACTCGACCCGGCTCGGCTGCCGAGCGCGGTCGTCGCCCTTACCGAACGAGCAGAAAGCGAAGGCTGGTTGCGCGGCGTATCGACCCGACCGGTCCCGGTGCGCGCCACGGCGACGGGCGATCTGTCGTCCGAGCTCCTCCCGAGCGATCCGCCGGCCCGCCGGTTGACGCAGGTCGGTGATCACACGGTGGTCGAGCTGGCCGACCGGACCGTCGGCTGGGTTGCGACGGCGGACGTCACCGTGCTTGCCCCGCAGCACGCGCCCGCGTCCGTGACGGCATGGCGAGCGGGCTGGGCCGGCGCGGCGCAGGCCGCATCGCCGGGCGCGTGGGCGGAGGCGGTCCGGCCCTGGCTCGGCGTGCCGTACGTCCTCGGCGGCCGGTCGATGAGCGGCATCGACTGTTCGGCGTTCGTTCAGCACGTCGTCAAGGCGGCGACCGGTCTCGGTCTGCCGCGCCACTCGAGCGACCAGGCCCGCTTCGGCTTCCGGGTGGCGTTGGACGATGTCGCGGCGGGCGACGTCGTTCACGTGACCCATCTCGAGCGCGGAACGAGTCACATCGTGCTCGTGCTGGGGCCAACGGGGGCCGCCGCCACCGTGGCCCATGCCTGTCTCGACCACGGCGTCGTGACCGTCGAGACGCTGGCCGCCGTCCTGACGCGCTATGCGTTCCGTGCGGCACGCCGGTTCCCGCCGGGCTACCGAGGCGGAGCATGA
- the acnA gene encoding aconitate hydratase AcnA, which produces MPTRDAFGTRDVLQTADGPVGYHRLAALVDRGLPDPSLLPLSIRVMLEAALRNLDDFAVTEAHVASIAAWRYDAQAPDEVPFVPARVILQDFTGVPAVVDLAAMRDAVARLGGDPQQINPRVNVDLVIDHSVQVDAFGSLASLLINADLEFERNKERYAFLRWGQQAFEHFKVVPPASGIVHQVNLEFLATVVARSVVDGAAMAYPDTLVGTDSHTTMINGLGVLGWGVGGIEAEAVMLGQPLYMVLPEVVGFELQGALPEGATATDLVLRVTEMLRGHGVVGKFVEYFGDGLSRLSLPDRATLANMAPEYGATCGFFPVDAECLDFLRRTNRAASVDLVERYAKAQGLFREDGMPPPKFSATLRLDMGTVEPSLAGPKRPQDRVSLANAKRSFWRAMDTTYGKPPPSAATVGEPVARWLDEGGAVREPVRATERLDLFAGSRAGVALADAACTLTHGSVVIAAITSCTNTSNPSVMVGAGLVARKAVERGLTRRPWVKTSMAPGSKVVTRYLDASGLTPYLEALGFHTVGYGCTSCIGNSGPLPAPVEAAIRENDLVAVAVLSGNRNFEGRVHPLTRANYLASPPLVVAYAIAGTMDIDFASEPIGFDPGGAPVYLSDLWPTQAEIAAAVRRSLTPAMFAEEYGHIYDGNPQWNAVPVGSGARYAWDERSTYIREPSFFQGLSIEPPPVQPIRGARALAALGDSITTDHISPAGSIPPSTPAGAYLMDWDIEPRDFNSYGSRRGNHEVMVRGTFANIRLRNHMAPGTEGGFTTHQPTGDTLSIFEASQRYQADGVPLLILAGAEYGTGSSRDWAAKGTLLLGVRAVIAKSYERIHRSNLVGMGILPLQFTAGEGWAELGLTGRETFDVPVPADVVPGQPIEVTAVDSDGRTVRFTVIARLDSPVDIRYWRNGGILQTVLRDMLTAERASS; this is translated from the coding sequence ATGCCCACCCGAGATGCCTTCGGCACCCGTGATGTCCTTCAGACGGCCGACGGCCCGGTTGGCTACCACCGCTTGGCGGCGCTCGTCGATCGGGGCCTGCCCGATCCGTCGCTGCTGCCCTTGTCCATCCGGGTCATGCTCGAGGCCGCCCTGCGCAACCTTGACGACTTCGCCGTCACCGAGGCGCATGTCGCATCGATCGCTGCCTGGCGGTACGACGCCCAGGCGCCGGACGAGGTTCCGTTCGTGCCGGCCCGCGTGATCCTGCAGGACTTCACGGGCGTGCCGGCCGTCGTCGACCTTGCGGCGATGCGGGATGCCGTGGCGCGGCTGGGCGGGGATCCGCAGCAGATCAACCCACGGGTGAACGTCGACCTCGTCATCGACCACTCCGTCCAGGTCGACGCGTTCGGCTCGCTTGCCTCGCTCTTGATCAACGCCGACCTCGAGTTCGAGCGGAACAAGGAACGCTACGCGTTTCTGCGCTGGGGACAGCAGGCGTTCGAGCACTTCAAGGTCGTGCCGCCGGCCAGCGGGATCGTCCACCAGGTGAACCTCGAGTTCCTGGCGACCGTCGTGGCACGATCGGTGGTGGACGGCGCGGCGATGGCCTACCCGGACACGCTCGTCGGCACGGACTCGCACACAACGATGATCAATGGCCTCGGCGTGCTCGGCTGGGGCGTCGGCGGGATCGAAGCCGAGGCCGTCATGCTCGGACAGCCACTGTACATGGTGCTGCCGGAGGTCGTCGGCTTCGAGCTGCAGGGTGCGCTGCCGGAGGGCGCGACGGCGACCGACCTCGTGCTGCGCGTCACGGAGATGCTCCGCGGACACGGCGTCGTGGGCAAGTTCGTGGAGTACTTCGGCGACGGCCTCTCGCGGCTCTCGTTGCCGGACCGGGCGACGCTTGCGAACATGGCGCCCGAGTACGGCGCGACGTGCGGGTTCTTCCCGGTCGACGCCGAGTGCCTGGACTTCCTCCGCCGCACGAACCGGGCCGCGTCCGTCGACCTCGTGGAGCGCTACGCCAAGGCGCAGGGCCTGTTTCGCGAGGACGGCATGCCGCCACCGAAGTTCAGCGCGACGCTGCGATTGGACATGGGCACCGTCGAGCCGAGCCTTGCCGGACCGAAGCGGCCGCAGGACCGGGTGAGCCTGGCGAATGCCAAGCGGTCGTTCTGGCGTGCGATGGACACGACGTACGGCAAGCCGCCGCCGTCCGCGGCCACGGTCGGCGAGCCGGTGGCGCGGTGGCTGGACGAGGGCGGCGCGGTGCGCGAACCGGTGCGGGCGACGGAACGGCTCGACCTGTTCGCCGGTTCGCGGGCCGGTGTCGCGCTCGCAGACGCGGCGTGCACGTTGACCCACGGTTCCGTCGTCATCGCCGCGATCACGTCGTGCACGAACACGTCGAACCCGTCCGTCATGGTCGGCGCCGGCCTCGTGGCACGCAAGGCCGTCGAGCGGGGTCTCACGCGGCGGCCATGGGTGAAGACGAGCATGGCGCCCGGCTCGAAAGTGGTGACCCGCTACCTCGACGCCTCCGGCCTGACTCCCTACCTCGAAGCGCTCGGCTTCCACACCGTCGGCTACGGCTGCACTTCGTGCATCGGCAACAGCGGGCCATTGCCCGCGCCGGTCGAGGCGGCGATCCGCGAGAACGATCTCGTGGCGGTGGCCGTGCTGAGCGGCAACCGGAACTTCGAGGGCCGCGTCCACCCGCTGACCCGCGCCAACTACCTCGCCAGCCCGCCGCTCGTCGTGGCGTACGCCATCGCCGGGACGATGGACATCGATTTCGCCAGCGAGCCGATCGGCTTCGACCCGGGCGGCGCGCCGGTGTACCTGTCCGACCTCTGGCCGACGCAGGCCGAGATCGCCGCCGCCGTGCGCCGCAGCCTGACTCCGGCGATGTTCGCCGAGGAGTACGGCCACATCTACGACGGCAACCCGCAATGGAACGCCGTGCCGGTGGGCAGCGGCGCGCGCTACGCCTGGGACGAACGCTCCACCTATATTCGCGAGCCGAGCTTCTTCCAGGGCCTGTCGATCGAGCCCCCGCCCGTCCAGCCGATCCGCGGCGCACGTGCACTGGCCGCACTTGGCGACTCGATCACGACGGACCACATCTCGCCTGCCGGGAGCATCCCGCCGAGCACGCCGGCCGGCGCTTACCTGATGGACTGGGACATCGAACCGCGCGACTTCAACAGCTACGGCAGCCGGCGCGGCAACCACGAGGTGATGGTCCGCGGCACGTTCGCCAACATTCGGCTGCGCAACCACATGGCGCCGGGCACGGAGGGCGGCTTCACGACGCACCAGCCCACCGGGGACACGCTGTCCATCTTCGAAGCCAGCCAGCGCTATCAGGCCGACGGCGTTCCGCTGCTCATCCTGGCGGGCGCCGAGTACGGCACGGGCTCGAGCCGCGACTGGGCCGCCAAGGGCACGCTCTTGTTGGGGGTGCGGGCCGTGATCGCCAAGAGCTATGAGCGGATCCACCGCTCGAACTTGGTGGGGATGGGGATTCTGCCGTTGCAGTTCACTGCCGGCGAGGGCTGGGCGGAGCTCGGCCTGACCGGCCGCGAGACGTTCGACGTGCCCGTGCCGGCCGATGTCGTGCCGGGACAGCCGATCGAGGTCACGGCCGTGGATTCGGACGGGCGGACCGTGCGGTTCACGGTGATCGCCCGTCTGGACAGCCCGGTCGACATTCGGTACTGGCGCAATGGCGGGATCCTCCAGACGGTGCTGCGGGACATGCTGACGGCGGAGCGCGCGTCGTCGTAG
- a CDS encoding tetratricopeptide repeat protein, translating to MYSIYVSLGIAVAAYLAAWQLSGRWWVGLIAGLIGAVGGFAGMALWMRRTLQQRMPAIETAVQGQRIDVALKLLEEMRSLAKWQPGLDAIVDGQIGVLTYATKMDFDKAQPYLERSVVKNWHAKAMLAALHYKARRFDDMARVFEEAVKYNKKEPMLWAAYAWCEARRQNRGKAVEILQRALKVLPDDGDLKENLAAVQQDKKMKMNAFTPEWWALHLERPPAKVLMEDPRQQLRMRQMRRMRP from the coding sequence ATGTACAGCATCTATGTTTCGCTTGGCATCGCGGTCGCCGCCTACTTGGCCGCATGGCAGCTGAGCGGTCGATGGTGGGTCGGACTCATCGCTGGGCTCATCGGTGCCGTCGGCGGGTTCGCCGGCATGGCGCTCTGGATGCGGCGCACGCTCCAGCAGCGGATGCCGGCCATCGAGACCGCGGTCCAGGGGCAGCGGATCGACGTGGCGCTCAAGCTGCTCGAGGAGATGCGCTCGCTCGCCAAGTGGCAGCCGGGCCTCGACGCGATCGTCGACGGCCAGATCGGCGTCCTCACCTACGCCACGAAGATGGACTTCGACAAGGCGCAGCCCTACCTGGAGCGGTCCGTCGTCAAGAACTGGCACGCCAAGGCGATGTTGGCGGCGCTGCACTACAAGGCGCGGCGGTTCGACGACATGGCGCGCGTGTTCGAAGAAGCCGTGAAGTACAACAAGAAGGAACCGATGCTCTGGGCGGCGTACGCCTGGTGCGAGGCGCGACGCCAGAACCGCGGCAAGGCTGTCGAGATCCTGCAGCGCGCGCTCAAGGTGTTGCCGGACGACGGCGACCTCAAGGAGAACCTCGCGGCCGTCCAACAAGACAAGAAGATGAAGATGAACGCGTTCACCCCGGAGTGGTGGGCGCTGCACCTTGAACGGCCGCCGGCCAAAGTGCTCATGGAGGATCCCCGTCAGCAGCTCCGGATGCGGCAGATGCGGCGCATGCGCCCGTAA